In Nicotiana tabacum cultivar K326 chromosome 2, ASM71507v2, whole genome shotgun sequence, the following proteins share a genomic window:
- the LOC107805355 gene encoding putative xyloglucan endotransglucosylase/hydrolase protein 32, producing the protein MSIFFLPFLLFLIVLPSTNAGYWPPSPGYYPSSKFKSMSFYQGFKNLWGPNHQNVDNNGINIWLDRNSGSGFKSIKPFRSGYFGASIKLQPGYTAGVITAFYLSNNEAHPGYHDEVDIEFLGTTFGKPYTLQTNVYIRGSGDGKIIGREMKFHLWFDPTKDFHHYAILWSPREIIFLVDDVPIRRYARKSIATFPLRPMWLYGSIWDASSWATEDGKYKADYRYQPFYGKFTNFKASGCTAYSSRWCHPVSASPSRSGGLTRQQRQAMNWVHSHYLAYDYCRDSKRDHSLTPECWR; encoded by the exons ATGTCAATCTTTTTCCTCCCTTTTCTTCTCTTCCTCATTGTTCTCCCTTCTACAAATGCTGGTTATTGGCCACCTTCTCCTGGCTATTATCCAAGTTCCAAGTTTAAGTCCATGAGTTTCTATCAAGGTTTTAAAAACCTTTGGGGTCCTAATCATCAAAATGTAGATAATAATGGCATTAATATTTGGCTTGATAGAAATTCAG GAAGTGGATTCAAGTCAATTAAACCATTTCGATCCGGGTATTTTGGTGCTTCTATTAAACTTCAACCTGGTTACACTGCTGGTGTTATTACAGCTTTCTAC CTTTCAAATAATGAAGCCCATCCAGGGTACCATGATGAAGTGGACATAGAATTTCTTGGAACAACATTTGGGAAGCCTTACACATTGCAAACCAATGTTTATATTAGAGGAAGTGGAGATGGTAAAATTATAGGAAGAGAAATGAAGTTTCATTTGTGGTTTGATCCAACAAAGGATTTTCATCACTATGCTATTTTGTGGAGTCCTAGAGAGATCAT ATTTCTTGTGGATGATGTGCCAATAAGGAGGTATGCTAGGAAGAGTATTGCAACATTTCCACTAAGGCCAATGTGGTTATATGGATCAATATGGGATGCATCTTCTTGGGCAACTGAGGATGGAAAATACAAAGCCGATTATAGGTACCAACCATTCTACGGAAAATTCACGAATTTTAAGGCAAGCGGTTGCACCGCCTATTCATCGCGATGGTGCCACCCTGTGTCCGCTTCGCCATCCCGGTCCGGAGGCCTTACTAGGCAACAACGTCAAGCCATGAATTGGGTTCATAGTCACTACTTGGCCTATGACTATTGTCGAGACTCCAAAAGAGACCATTCCCTTACACCGGAATGTTGGCGTTAA